From Microbacterium sp. YJN-G, a single genomic window includes:
- a CDS encoding GMC oxidoreductase yields MNAYPASVDVAIVGSGPTGATYARILTERAPHATIAMFEVGPTVSQPPGAHVKNIEDAEQRTHAQRRSEGPGAGSATVNSPGAVRSGERRARPGTYLLADGFQADGEDGLPVVAFSSNVGGMAAHWTGACPRPGGSERIGFIPDMDELLDDADRLLGVTTDAFDAAPFTSLVRERLAAVVDEGRDEAARVQRMPLAVHRREDGRLVWSGSDVVLGDVTRSNPGFSLFDESLVTRVLVEDGRAAGVVVRDLSTGDEHEIRARVVVVAADALRTPQVLWASGIRPAALGRMLNDQSQVVYAARLRDVDPPREDQIAASGALSEQSGVSWVPFTDDMPFHGQIMQLDASPVPLADDDPVVPGSIVGLGLFCVKDLQWDDRVEFSDSELDSYGMPAMRVHYRLTDRDHDVLDRARAQIVELARAVGEPIGEHPFTMPLGASLHYQGTTRMGETEDGRSVCGPDSEVWGVSGLFVAGNGVIPTSTACNPTLTSVALAIRGARRIASALAYV; encoded by the coding sequence ATGAACGCGTATCCCGCCTCGGTCGACGTCGCGATCGTCGGCAGCGGACCCACCGGTGCGACGTACGCGCGCATCCTGACCGAGCGTGCCCCGCACGCCACGATCGCGATGTTCGAGGTCGGCCCGACCGTCTCGCAGCCGCCGGGCGCGCACGTGAAGAACATCGAGGATGCTGAGCAGCGGACACACGCACAGCGCCGTTCCGAAGGACCGGGCGCCGGGTCTGCGACAGTGAACTCTCCCGGCGCGGTGCGGTCGGGTGAGCGGCGGGCGAGGCCCGGTACGTATCTGCTCGCCGACGGCTTTCAGGCGGACGGCGAGGACGGACTGCCCGTGGTGGCGTTCTCGAGCAATGTCGGCGGAATGGCCGCGCACTGGACCGGTGCGTGCCCGCGACCGGGAGGAAGCGAGCGCATCGGATTCATCCCCGATATGGACGAGCTGCTCGACGATGCCGACCGCCTTCTGGGCGTGACGACGGATGCTTTCGACGCCGCGCCCTTCACCTCTCTGGTGCGGGAGCGGCTCGCCGCTGTGGTCGATGAGGGCCGGGACGAAGCCGCCCGCGTGCAGCGGATGCCGCTCGCGGTGCATCGCCGAGAAGACGGCAGGCTCGTGTGGTCCGGCTCGGACGTCGTGCTCGGAGACGTCACACGCAGCAACCCCGGCTTCTCACTGTTCGATGAATCGCTGGTGACTCGCGTCCTCGTCGAGGATGGACGGGCTGCCGGGGTGGTGGTTCGAGACCTGAGCACCGGGGATGAGCACGAGATCCGCGCTCGCGTCGTGGTGGTCGCAGCCGATGCGCTCCGCACTCCGCAGGTGCTGTGGGCCTCCGGCATCCGTCCCGCTGCGCTCGGCAGGATGCTCAACGACCAGTCGCAGGTCGTCTACGCCGCCCGGCTGCGCGACGTGGATCCGCCGCGCGAGGATCAGATCGCCGCATCCGGCGCGCTCAGCGAGCAGAGCGGGGTGAGCTGGGTGCCCTTCACGGATGACATGCCGTTCCACGGTCAGATCATGCAGCTCGACGCCTCACCCGTTCCGCTCGCCGATGACGACCCGGTCGTCCCTGGATCGATCGTGGGCCTCGGGCTCTTCTGCGTGAAGGATCTGCAGTGGGACGACAGGGTCGAGTTCTCGGACTCCGAGCTCGACTCGTACGGCATGCCGGCGATGCGCGTGCACTACCGGCTCACCGACCGGGATCACGACGTGCTCGATCGCGCACGCGCCCAGATCGTCGAGCTGGCACGTGCGGTCGGTGAGCCCATCGGCGAGCATCCGTTCACGATGCCGCTGGGTGCCTCGCTGCACTATCAGGGCACCACGCGGATGGGTGAGACCGAAGACGGTCGCAGCGTGTGCGGCCCCGACAGCGAGGTGTGGGGAGTGTCCGGCCTGTTCGTCGCCGGCAACGGCGTGATCCCGACATCGACAGCGTGCAACCCGACGCTCACCTCGGTGGCGCTGGCGATTCGCGGTGCACGGCGGATCGCATCCGCTCTTGCTTATGTCTGA
- a CDS encoding nuclear transport factor 2 family protein yields MTDTVVDVSQLAAEVARLREQVAGAQRLAQRAEDRGQVENLFNRYMYLHNAFQDEQIIPLWVKEGTEGIRARYTNAGQYTTWESVTRYHRDRPSPQGKLILHATTTPVIEIAGDGRTAKGVWLMAGTESGLTDPEVAQAFPDMYSPDEVLGKKVWAHWVWCKYAIDFLKQDGEWRFWKFRCYELARAPFEENWVSFGLKNQDAFDLDLMYFGDDGKPVFMPPADEPVPATNHPYSPETVQKLEPVPPVAHERFTDTFA; encoded by the coding sequence ATGACCGACACCGTCGTCGACGTCTCGCAGCTCGCCGCCGAAGTGGCGCGGCTGCGGGAACAGGTCGCGGGTGCCCAGCGGCTCGCGCAGCGCGCGGAGGACCGCGGCCAGGTGGAGAACCTATTCAACCGCTACATGTACCTGCACAACGCGTTCCAGGACGAGCAGATCATCCCGCTGTGGGTCAAGGAGGGCACCGAGGGCATCCGTGCCCGCTACACCAACGCCGGGCAGTACACCACGTGGGAGAGCGTCACGCGTTATCACCGCGACCGTCCCTCCCCGCAGGGAAAGCTCATCCTCCACGCCACGACGACGCCTGTGATCGAGATCGCAGGCGACGGGCGGACGGCGAAGGGCGTGTGGCTGATGGCCGGCACCGAGTCCGGACTGACCGACCCGGAGGTCGCACAGGCGTTCCCCGACATGTACTCGCCCGACGAGGTGCTCGGCAAGAAGGTCTGGGCGCACTGGGTGTGGTGCAAGTACGCGATCGACTTCCTCAAGCAGGACGGCGAGTGGAGGTTCTGGAAGTTCCGCTGCTACGAGCTCGCGCGTGCCCCGTTCGAGGAGAACTGGGTGAGCTTCGGTCTGAAGAACCAGGACGCCTTCGACCTCGACCTGATGTACTTCGGCGATGACGGCAAGCCGGTCTTCATGCCGCCCGCCGACGAGCCTGTTCCGGCGACCAACCATCCCTACAGCCCCGAGACCGTCCAGAAGCTCGAGCCCGTGCCGCCGGTGGCGCACGAGCGATTCACCGACACTTTCGCCTAG
- a CDS encoding carbohydrate ABC transporter permease yields the protein MTATLNSETEALIVPKRNRRGHRPDADPRRPGLLKFGHWWWALPGILLVLAIHYAATAIGGFFAFTDWSGIGDFNWIGFENFIKIFGDPTQIGAVTNTLFLAFASVILSNIAGLALALGLNRGLKSRYALRVLFFMPVVLSPLAVSYVWKFIFDYNGPINGVLRSLGLGEFAKAWVADPTWAIWTILIVIVWQNTGFAMVIYMAGLAAVPLEIEEAAAIDGAGLWQRFWQITLPSIRPAVAIATTLGLVNGLRVFDQIMALTGGGPARATETLATQVYKESFALGNFGYGAALALVLTVIILVFAVIQQRVTTGRPEEA from the coding sequence ATGACCGCGACGCTCAACTCCGAGACCGAGGCGCTGATCGTCCCCAAGCGCAATCGACGGGGACATCGGCCCGATGCTGATCCGCGCCGCCCGGGGCTGCTCAAGTTCGGCCACTGGTGGTGGGCGCTGCCCGGCATCCTTCTGGTCCTCGCGATCCATTACGCGGCCACCGCGATCGGCGGGTTCTTCGCCTTCACCGACTGGTCGGGGATCGGCGACTTCAACTGGATCGGGTTCGAGAACTTCATCAAGATCTTCGGCGATCCCACCCAGATCGGGGCGGTCACCAACACGCTGTTCCTCGCGTTCGCCTCGGTCATCCTGTCCAACATCGCGGGACTCGCCCTCGCCCTCGGCCTCAACCGCGGGCTGAAGAGCCGCTACGCCCTGCGCGTGCTGTTCTTCATGCCCGTCGTGCTCAGCCCGCTGGCCGTCTCGTACGTGTGGAAGTTCATCTTCGACTACAACGGGCCGATCAACGGTGTGCTGCGCTCACTCGGCCTCGGCGAATTCGCGAAGGCGTGGGTCGCAGACCCCACCTGGGCGATCTGGACCATTCTGATCGTCATCGTGTGGCAGAACACGGGTTTCGCGATGGTCATCTACATGGCCGGCCTCGCAGCGGTGCCCCTCGAGATCGAAGAGGCAGCGGCGATCGACGGAGCGGGTCTGTGGCAGCGCTTCTGGCAGATCACGCTCCCGTCGATCCGTCCGGCCGTGGCGATCGCGACCACATTGGGGCTGGTCAACGGGCTGCGGGTCTTCGACCAGATCATGGCACTCACCGGTGGTGGACCTGCCCGGGCCACCGAGACCCTGGCGACGCAGGTCTACAAGGAGTCGTTCGCACTGGGCAACTTCGGGTACGGCGCCGCCCTGGCGCTCGTGCTCACGGTCATCATTCTCGTCTTCGCCGTCATCCAGCAGCGGGTGACCACCGGTCGCCCTGAGGAGGCCTGA
- a CDS encoding extracellular solute-binding protein: MTQHSSSTRRRGALIAVPVAGALLLAGCSAAGGSDEGNESGSAAFSFTFATSNNLESPYETLAKAYMDANPDVTITTNPTPNDKYGETIRTQFQAGNAADVVQTTPGSGDARGIIPLAEAGFLEPLGDTAADLVPEGSETIFELDGEVYGQPMDFTIAAVVASMGTAAMNGVEEWPTSESELYEVCEALAADGKSLLALAGAAGPNAGLTAQGIAATRVYADTPDWNEQRAAGDVTFAESDGWADTLQTIIDLKDGGCFQPGAEGGGFDAITNGLAQGMSVGSFIPSGAAIEISKAAPPEANFKVQPFPAADGGDPYIVASSNYTISINAASEKKDAASDFVEWLATPEAQEIYYEASGELPISSYKDMDLSETIYSPVVDLLAEGAYTPLPNNIWPNPAVYEALQVGVQGLLTGQKTIDQVLQDMDAAWGD, translated from the coding sequence ATGACACAGCACAGTTCCTCGACCCGGCGTCGAGGCGCCCTGATCGCCGTCCCTGTCGCAGGAGCGCTGCTCCTGGCCGGCTGCTCGGCCGCCGGCGGCTCGGACGAAGGGAACGAGTCGGGTTCGGCCGCGTTCTCCTTCACCTTCGCGACGTCCAACAACCTCGAGAGTCCTTACGAGACGCTCGCGAAGGCCTACATGGATGCCAATCCCGATGTCACCATCACGACCAACCCGACCCCGAACGACAAGTACGGTGAGACCATCCGGACCCAGTTCCAGGCGGGCAACGCCGCGGACGTCGTGCAGACCACTCCCGGCTCGGGAGACGCTCGGGGGATCATCCCGCTCGCCGAGGCGGGCTTCCTCGAGCCGCTCGGCGACACCGCCGCCGACCTCGTGCCCGAGGGGAGCGAGACGATCTTCGAACTCGACGGCGAGGTGTACGGTCAGCCGATGGACTTCACGATCGCAGCGGTCGTCGCGAGCATGGGAACCGCCGCGATGAACGGCGTCGAGGAGTGGCCGACATCGGAGTCGGAGCTCTACGAAGTCTGTGAGGCTCTTGCTGCCGACGGCAAGTCGCTTCTCGCGCTCGCCGGTGCGGCCGGCCCCAACGCCGGCCTGACGGCCCAGGGCATCGCTGCCACGCGCGTCTACGCTGACACGCCCGACTGGAACGAGCAGCGCGCCGCCGGCGACGTGACCTTCGCCGAGAGCGACGGGTGGGCGGACACGCTCCAGACGATCATCGATCTGAAGGACGGCGGCTGCTTCCAGCCGGGTGCCGAGGGCGGCGGCTTCGACGCCATCACCAACGGTCTCGCGCAGGGTATGTCCGTCGGCAGCTTCATCCCCTCAGGGGCTGCCATCGAGATCTCCAAGGCGGCTCCGCCGGAGGCGAACTTCAAGGTCCAGCCCTTCCCGGCCGCCGACGGTGGCGATCCGTACATCGTCGCCAGCTCGAACTACACGATCTCGATCAATGCGGCGTCCGAGAAGAAGGACGCGGCGTCCGACTTCGTCGAATGGCTCGCCACGCCGGAGGCGCAGGAGATCTACTACGAGGCGTCGGGTGAGCTGCCGATCTCGTCCTACAAGGACATGGATCTGAGCGAAACGATCTACTCGCCGGTCGTCGATCTGCTGGCAGAGGGCGCCTACACCCCGCTCCCGAACAACATCTGGCCCAACCCTGCGGTGTACGAGGCGCTGCAGGTCGGGGTCCAGGGGCTGCTGACCGGTCAGAAGACCATCGACCAGGTGCTGCAGGACATGGACGCCGCCTGGGGCGATTGA
- a CDS encoding carbohydrate ABC transporter permease: MFRYTKFTALREVLFWGLAVVFLAPFYFLVTTALKSDEEVLTTSNLAPPTSPDFGNFADVLTAQGNSNVVQGLINSLIITAGSILGLILLGALTGYVIARSTRRWSRAVFYLFLIAIVLPTQLGTVPLYIGARAVGLTGSVWGMILLYTGMLLPLAIFLYSGFFRGLGTEYEEAATIDGASRTQIFFRVVLPLMSPATGTVAILAGLIVWNDFFTSLIFLGGSANQTLPVAMYYYIGSLVSSWNKIFAIVIVSMIPILAFYLFAQKRFIQGFAGGLKG, encoded by the coding sequence ATGTTCCGCTACACGAAGTTCACCGCCCTGCGCGAAGTGCTCTTCTGGGGGCTCGCGGTCGTCTTCCTCGCCCCGTTCTACTTCCTGGTCACGACCGCCCTGAAGTCCGACGAGGAGGTGCTGACGACCTCGAATCTGGCACCGCCCACGAGCCCCGACTTCGGCAACTTCGCCGACGTGCTCACAGCACAGGGCAACTCGAACGTGGTCCAGGGCCTGATCAACAGTCTCATCATCACCGCGGGCAGCATCCTCGGGCTCATCCTCCTGGGGGCGCTCACCGGCTACGTCATCGCGCGGAGCACCCGTCGCTGGAGTCGCGCCGTCTTCTACCTGTTCCTCATCGCCATCGTCCTGCCCACACAGCTCGGAACCGTACCGCTCTACATCGGCGCCCGGGCGGTGGGCCTCACGGGGTCGGTGTGGGGGATGATCCTGCTGTACACCGGGATGCTCCTCCCACTGGCGATCTTCCTCTACTCCGGCTTCTTCCGGGGACTCGGCACCGAGTACGAGGAGGCGGCGACGATCGATGGGGCATCGCGCACGCAGATCTTCTTCCGCGTCGTTCTGCCGCTGATGTCGCCGGCGACGGGAACGGTCGCGATCCTCGCGGGGCTCATCGTCTGGAACGACTTCTTCACGTCGCTGATCTTCCTCGGCGGCTCCGCGAACCAGACTCTCCCCGTCGCGATGTATTACTACATCGGCTCGCTCGTGTCGTCCTGGAACAAGATCTTCGCGATCGTGATCGTCTCGATGATCCCCATCCTCGCCTTCTACCTCTTCGCGCAGAAGCGCTTCATCCAGGGATTCGCCGGCGGCCTCAAGGGCTGA
- a CDS encoding TIM barrel protein encodes MYQLAPNIELLFTEAGDYHDRVRAAAEAGFDAVEMWGPTGVDAPAKPKDLPALKAALEETGTQLTAQLSEPRTQFMIPPWDHSEFFRKLDEGVAIARDLGCPRVVVGSGTGFGGWKRQVQLDKLIEIYQKAVAQIDGSGITLVLEPVNIRVDHPGSLLDRTAEAAYVARGVESPHFGVLYDIYHSAVEGEDMAAELADAGDLIKYVQLADAPGRGEPGSGALDWPNRLGILRAAGYAGPIGLEYYPTQESAASVALIRDVAVTA; translated from the coding sequence ATGTATCAGCTCGCACCCAACATCGAACTCCTCTTCACCGAGGCCGGCGACTATCACGACCGCGTCCGTGCGGCCGCGGAAGCGGGCTTCGATGCCGTGGAGATGTGGGGGCCGACCGGCGTGGATGCGCCGGCGAAGCCCAAAGACCTTCCGGCGCTCAAGGCGGCATTGGAGGAGACCGGCACCCAGCTGACCGCACAGCTCTCCGAACCGCGCACGCAGTTCATGATCCCGCCGTGGGATCACTCGGAGTTCTTCCGCAAGCTGGATGAGGGCGTCGCCATCGCACGCGACCTCGGCTGCCCGCGCGTCGTCGTCGGCAGCGGAACCGGATTCGGCGGCTGGAAGCGGCAGGTGCAGCTCGACAAGCTCATCGAGATCTACCAGAAGGCCGTCGCGCAGATCGACGGCTCCGGGATCACCCTGGTGCTCGAGCCCGTGAACATCCGCGTCGATCACCCGGGGTCGCTGCTGGATCGCACGGCCGAGGCGGCCTACGTCGCCCGGGGCGTCGAGTCGCCGCACTTCGGTGTGCTGTACGACATCTACCACTCCGCCGTCGAAGGGGAGGACATGGCCGCCGAACTCGCCGACGCCGGTGACCTGATCAAGTACGTGCAGCTGGCTGACGCGCCTGGCCGCGGAGAGCCCGGTTCGGGCGCACTCGACTGGCCGAACCGGCTCGGCATTCTCCGGGCCGCCGGCTACGCGGGCCCGATCGGGCTGGAGTACTACCCGACGCAGGAGTCGGCGGCGTCGGTCGCCCTCATCCGGGACGTGGCGGTTACGGCATGA
- a CDS encoding sugar phosphate isomerase/epimerase family protein produces MTADGIAGTDIKLGTTLYSMTSEFAAGLYSPETLIRAVHDEGIGPGIEFNIAQLLRTYPDVDDAFVKLWFDSIERYGLEPSAIGTNLDMGRRKDRDMTPDEEHEFLARQLKTAHTLGFKRVVIRSHGKELLRSLLPLAEKYDQKLGYEIHAPSGPNDPHVLQIREMYEELQSDRLGFTADFSSTMHSLSPTLLRTLRQMGMDEKHFSVMDEIWHEPTPMHVRNQKFEDYLTGEGVDFLRFGPFTRLAFNMHGLVPPEEWLDIMPQIFHVHAKFYDIGADGEEPAMDIPRIVRQFVEGGYQGYLSSEWEGHAFSDLGESDPIDLVRKQHALMRGAIEEAVARRQPA; encoded by the coding sequence ATGACCGCAGACGGCATCGCAGGCACCGACATCAAGCTCGGTACGACCCTCTACTCCATGACCAGCGAGTTCGCCGCGGGGCTGTACTCGCCGGAGACCCTCATCCGCGCAGTCCACGACGAGGGCATCGGCCCGGGCATCGAGTTCAACATCGCGCAGCTGCTGCGCACCTACCCCGACGTCGACGACGCCTTCGTGAAGCTCTGGTTCGACTCGATCGAGCGATACGGGCTGGAGCCGAGCGCCATCGGAACCAACCTCGACATGGGGCGCCGCAAGGACCGCGACATGACTCCCGACGAGGAGCACGAATTCCTGGCACGACAACTGAAGACCGCGCACACACTGGGCTTCAAGCGTGTGGTGATCCGCTCCCACGGCAAGGAGCTGCTGCGCAGCCTGCTGCCACTGGCGGAGAAGTACGACCAGAAGCTCGGCTACGAGATCCATGCGCCGTCAGGACCGAACGACCCGCACGTACTGCAGATCCGGGAGATGTACGAGGAACTCCAGTCCGACCGCCTCGGGTTCACCGCCGACTTCTCATCGACCATGCACAGCCTGTCTCCCACTCTGCTGCGGACACTGCGGCAGATGGGCATGGATGAGAAGCACTTCTCGGTCATGGACGAGATCTGGCACGAGCCGACGCCGATGCACGTGCGCAACCAGAAGTTCGAGGACTACCTCACGGGTGAGGGCGTCGACTTCCTGCGATTCGGCCCGTTCACGCGACTCGCGTTCAACATGCACGGACTCGTCCCGCCCGAGGAGTGGCTGGACATCATGCCGCAGATCTTCCATGTGCACGCGAAGTTCTACGACATCGGCGCGGACGGCGAGGAGCCGGCGATGGACATTCCGCGTATCGTCCGACAGTTCGTCGAGGGCGGATACCAGGGCTATCTCTCGAGCGAGTGGGAGGGCCACGCCTTCTCGGATCTCGGCGAGTCGGATCCGATCGATCTGGTCCGCAAGCAGCACGCGCTCATGCGCGGCGCCATCGAAGAGGCCGTCGCCCGGCGTCAGCCGGCGTGA
- a CDS encoding sugar phosphate isomerase/epimerase family protein, producing MNTRQVQGSKGSPIQGVTLYSFTRAFHGREYDLEGLIRKVAADGYGPGLEIIGFSSFRGFPVIDDRFAGWFRDLVAETDLVTTSLAVNADIGIHRDRLLTQDELLEYMRLQIAAAAKLGFPIARVQISITPDSMEALAPIAEDYGVTLALEVHADQYASHPRILALRDRYEKVGSPFLGFTMDWGATVSGFAPSLLEAYRRRGASEDLLGKVVELWDEFYQQGPPADQADHGQRFGRFIALAAQNGRPDLGIDFGINGTGLFGPARVDDWLEILPWIKHVHGKFFGIDETGEEPSVPVRDLIRLLVENGYNGAVSSEYEGWHWNHWQSPFEIIAGEQAVQRSAAEAAGSRMITDADQARTALSHHLPQTAGR from the coding sequence ATGAACACTCGGCAGGTTCAGGGATCGAAGGGCTCGCCCATCCAGGGCGTCACCCTGTACAGCTTCACCCGCGCCTTCCACGGCCGTGAGTACGACCTCGAAGGGCTGATCCGCAAGGTCGCCGCGGACGGCTATGGCCCGGGACTCGAGATCATCGGATTCTCGAGCTTCCGCGGTTTCCCCGTGATCGACGATCGATTCGCCGGCTGGTTCCGCGACCTCGTCGCCGAGACCGATCTCGTCACCACCTCGCTTGCCGTGAACGCCGACATCGGCATCCACCGCGACAGGCTCCTCACGCAGGACGAACTGCTGGAGTACATGCGCCTCCAGATCGCCGCAGCGGCCAAGCTCGGCTTCCCGATCGCACGCGTGCAGATCTCGATCACACCGGACTCGATGGAGGCCCTCGCCCCGATCGCCGAGGACTACGGCGTCACCCTCGCCCTGGAGGTGCACGCGGATCAGTACGCGTCGCATCCCCGCATCCTCGCGCTCCGCGACCGATACGAGAAGGTCGGCTCGCCGTTCCTCGGATTCACCATGGACTGGGGAGCGACCGTGAGCGGCTTCGCACCCTCGCTGCTGGAGGCGTACCGGCGCCGCGGGGCCTCAGAAGACCTCCTCGGCAAGGTCGTCGAGCTCTGGGACGAGTTCTACCAGCAGGGCCCGCCGGCCGACCAGGCCGACCACGGCCAGCGCTTCGGACGCTTCATCGCCCTCGCTGCGCAGAACGGGCGCCCCGACCTCGGCATCGACTTCGGGATCAACGGCACGGGACTCTTCGGCCCGGCACGCGTCGACGACTGGCTCGAGATCCTTCCCTGGATCAAGCACGTCCACGGCAAGTTCTTCGGCATCGACGAGACCGGAGAGGAGCCCTCCGTGCCGGTGCGCGACCTCATCCGCCTGCTCGTGGAGAACGGTTACAACGGCGCCGTCTCGAGCGAGTACGAGGGGTGGCACTGGAACCACTGGCAGTCGCCGTTCGAGATCATCGCCGGCGAGCAGGCCGTGCAGCGCTCCGCCGCCGAGGCCGCCGGGTCTCGCATGATCACGGATGCCGACCAGGCTCGCACCGCGCTCTCCCACCATCTTCCCCAGACCGCCGGTCGCTGA
- a CDS encoding DUF6379 domain-containing protein, producing MATHNSLFSEKDVRRTDDGLAVSVQLPWYRSLWLSAVDDVAVTVNGTPVPTDDLRFALAGSEYSVTELPERSDTLWFVADRPDVLIHLDEVPAAGERITVEVVLTMRLLYMQIMPGVDGGPGRYVTNRVPVERELVLA from the coding sequence ATGGCCACTCACAACTCCCTCTTCTCCGAGAAGGACGTCCGTCGCACTGACGACGGACTCGCGGTCTCGGTGCAGCTGCCCTGGTACCGCAGCCTCTGGCTCTCGGCGGTCGACGACGTCGCAGTGACCGTCAACGGCACTCCGGTGCCCACCGACGACCTGCGCTTCGCACTCGCCGGCAGCGAGTACAGCGTGACCGAGCTTCCCGAGCGATCCGACACCCTGTGGTTCGTCGCAGATCGTCCGGATGTGCTCATCCACCTCGACGAGGTTCCCGCCGCGGGCGAGAGGATCACGGTCGAGGTCGTGCTGACGATGCGCCTGCTCTACATGCAGATCATGCCGGGCGTCGACGGCGGACCCGGCCGCTACGTCACCAACCGCGTCCCCGTCGAGCGTGAACTGGTGCTGGCATGA
- a CDS encoding DUF6379 domain-containing protein: MIPDRIIEQGTLTTDGTRVAVEVRLPWYRALPASCIGGATLTVDGVAAPAASLRWTMNGRTRTFEELVPDTEQWWFPTDSAVLSGELALDDDAEHDVEVGLVLYIPYIVIGADEVLHIEEHDAKRMTARKAVAA; this comes from the coding sequence GTGATCCCCGATCGCATCATCGAGCAGGGCACGCTCACGACCGACGGCACGCGCGTTGCCGTCGAGGTGCGCCTGCCCTGGTATCGCGCCCTGCCCGCATCCTGCATCGGCGGCGCGACCCTCACGGTCGACGGCGTCGCAGCGCCGGCCGCGTCGCTCCGCTGGACGATGAACGGCCGCACCCGCACCTTCGAAGAACTCGTCCCGGACACCGAGCAGTGGTGGTTCCCCACCGACTCGGCCGTGCTCTCGGGTGAGCTCGCACTCGACGACGACGCTGAGCACGACGTCGAGGTCGGCTTGGTGCTCTACATCCCCTACATCGTCATCGGCGCCGATGAGGTGCTCCACATCGAGGAGCACGACGCCAAGCGCATGACCGCTCGGAAGGCGGTGGCAGCATGA
- a CDS encoding DUF6379 domain-containing protein: MLLERDLIQSVGFRNVWDGDRITGFQFRLRMPSYRGMVASLIDGVAVRVGDLVDVPADVPHWTFGSRSYTLAELWDSDDVRWPLEEAAVVTVPHPGGLPEGTHEVAIQLRLRMSYIPQEHQPSTYDVSRHITLTSSDQGAPFKYGVSLYSFMTDYGTVMDLETALAAVADVGATGVEILGEGHVAGYPEPTNAWIDRWYALLEKYALEPTNYGSWIDTRLHSSGANARDLTAVEGAGMLQRDLRLAKRLGFRFVRPKIGVVSSDLIPHPIWTESVERSLDLAQELDVVICPEIHAPTPIRHEVVDDYIDLIERTGTEHFGLLLDTGIFQDRPIPLKPGELPGRRPAFMDGIAVDPADIADIAKYVVFIQAKFHDIDEHGEDQQIPWEPVLRALKQAGYDGYLSSEYEGERSPWRSIEQVRRQHSLMRSIASRL, translated from the coding sequence ATGCTTCTCGAGAGAGATCTCATCCAGTCCGTCGGGTTCCGCAATGTGTGGGACGGAGACCGCATCACGGGATTCCAGTTCCGGCTGCGGATGCCGTCGTACCGAGGGATGGTGGCATCCCTGATCGACGGCGTCGCGGTGCGCGTCGGCGACCTCGTCGATGTTCCCGCGGACGTGCCGCACTGGACCTTCGGCTCCCGAAGCTACACGCTCGCGGAGCTGTGGGACTCCGACGACGTGCGCTGGCCGCTTGAGGAGGCCGCTGTCGTCACGGTGCCCCACCCCGGCGGGCTGCCCGAAGGCACGCACGAGGTGGCGATCCAGCTGCGGCTGCGCATGTCATACATACCCCAGGAGCACCAGCCCTCGACGTACGACGTCTCGCGGCACATCACGCTGACCTCGTCAGACCAGGGAGCGCCTTTCAAGTACGGCGTGAGTCTGTACAGCTTCATGACCGACTACGGGACGGTGATGGATCTCGAGACCGCTCTCGCCGCTGTGGCGGACGTCGGTGCGACCGGCGTCGAGATCCTCGGCGAAGGGCATGTCGCCGGATACCCGGAGCCGACGAACGCGTGGATCGACCGGTGGTACGCCCTGCTTGAGAAGTACGCGCTCGAGCCCACCAACTACGGTTCGTGGATCGACACGCGCCTGCATTCGAGTGGCGCGAATGCGCGTGACCTCACGGCGGTCGAGGGTGCGGGGATGCTGCAGCGTGATCTGCGCCTGGCGAAACGTCTCGGGTTCCGCTTCGTCCGCCCCAAGATCGGGGTCGTCTCGAGCGACCTCATCCCGCATCCGATCTGGACCGAGTCCGTCGAGCGTTCCCTTGACCTCGCCCAGGAGCTCGATGTCGTCATCTGCCCCGAGATACACGCGCCGACACCGATCAGGCATGAAGTCGTCGACGACTACATCGACCTCATCGAGCGCACCGGCACGGAGCATTTCGGGCTCCTGCTCGACACTGGGATCTTCCAGGACAGGCCCATTCCGTTGAAGCCCGGTGAGCTCCCCGGCCGCCGCCCCGCGTTCATGGACGGCATCGCCGTGGACCCTGCCGACATCGCCGACATCGCGAAGTACGTCGTCTTCATCCAGGCGAAGTTCCACGACATCGATGAGCACGGCGAGGACCAGCAGATCCCGTGGGAGCCCGTGCTCCGCGCGCTCAAGCAGGCCGGGTACGACGGCTACCTCTCGAGCGAATACGAGGGTGAGCGAAGCCCGTGGCGCTCGATCGAGCAGGTGCGGCGGCAGCATTCGCTGATGCGCTCGATCGCGTCGCGCCTCTGA